A genomic segment from Microbispora sp. ZYX-F-249 encodes:
- the hypF gene encoding carbamoyltransferase HypF: MSRRAVAVRVEGIVQGVGFRPFVYGLATRLGLAGVVGNDERGVFIEVEGGSAPVEQFLAALAGDPPPLAVIERISTGPAPVTGRRTFVIAPSAACGDRRALVSPDVATCAACLRELTDPADRRHGYAFTNCTGCGPRFTIVRDVPYDRANTTMAGFRMCADCAREYHDPADRRFHAQPVCCPACGPRLRFAGPGNAGDPLARAVRLLRAGGVLAVKGLGGYHLAALAADEPAVAALRSRKHREDKPFAVMAGDLDEARRLCVVDPAEERLLTGPARPVVLLRRLPDAPVAPSVAPGNRWLGVLLPYTPLHHLLLRALGQPIVLTSGNVSDEPIAYRDEDALERLGGIADAFLTHDRPIHIRTDDSVVRVFRGRDLPIRRSRGYVPRPLALARAAPRPVLACGAELKHTFCLLKGDRAVVSHHIGDLENYETLRSFTEGVDHFRRLFDITPEVVAHDLHPEYLSTKWALDQDADLVGVQHHHAHIASCLADNGVAGPVAGVAFDGLGYGPDGTLWGGEFLVADLAGFERAGHLAPVPLPGGATAIRQPWRMAAAYLDLAYGGDVPEDLDVVRRNAERWAAVVALARRGGNALLNPPVTSSMGRLFDAVAAVAGVRDVITYEGQAAVEFEQLADPAVDEAYPCALAATGTRFTVPGVALVRAAAEDLRARVPRDVVAARFHNTVARVVADGCTLIRQARGLSTVALSGGVFQNLLLLGRAVTLLEERGFTVLTHHRVPPNDGGVSLGQAAVAAALDRA, from the coding sequence GTGAGCAGGCGTGCCGTCGCCGTCCGGGTCGAGGGGATCGTGCAGGGGGTCGGCTTCCGGCCCTTCGTGTACGGCCTCGCCACGCGGCTCGGCCTCGCCGGGGTCGTCGGCAACGACGAGCGCGGTGTCTTCATCGAGGTCGAGGGCGGCAGCGCGCCGGTCGAGCAGTTCCTCGCCGCGCTGGCCGGCGACCCGCCGCCGCTGGCGGTGATCGAGCGGATCAGCACGGGCCCGGCGCCGGTCACCGGCCGCAGGACTTTCGTGATCGCACCCAGCGCGGCCTGCGGGGACCGGCGCGCGCTCGTCTCACCGGACGTGGCGACCTGCGCCGCCTGCCTGCGCGAGCTGACCGACCCCGCCGACCGCAGGCACGGCTACGCCTTCACCAACTGCACCGGCTGCGGGCCGCGTTTCACCATCGTCCGCGACGTGCCGTACGACCGGGCCAACACGACGATGGCCGGCTTCCGGATGTGCGCGGACTGCGCCCGGGAGTACCACGACCCCGCCGACCGGCGCTTCCACGCCCAGCCCGTGTGCTGTCCCGCCTGCGGGCCCCGGCTGCGCTTCGCCGGTCCCGGGAACGCCGGCGACCCACTCGCGCGGGCCGTACGGCTGCTGCGGGCGGGCGGGGTGCTGGCGGTCAAGGGGCTCGGCGGTTACCACCTGGCGGCGCTCGCGGCGGACGAGCCCGCCGTGGCGGCGCTGCGGTCGCGCAAGCACCGCGAGGACAAGCCGTTCGCGGTGATGGCGGGCGACCTGGACGAGGCGCGGCGGCTGTGCGTGGTGGACCCGGCCGAGGAGCGCCTGCTGACCGGGCCCGCCCGCCCCGTCGTGCTGCTGCGGCGCCTGCCCGACGCTCCCGTCGCACCGTCCGTGGCACCGGGCAACCGGTGGCTGGGCGTGCTGCTGCCCTACACCCCGCTGCACCACCTGCTGCTCCGGGCGCTCGGGCAGCCCATCGTGCTGACCAGCGGCAACGTGTCCGACGAGCCGATTGCCTACCGCGACGAGGACGCGCTGGAACGGCTCGGCGGCATCGCCGACGCCTTCCTCACCCACGACCGCCCCATCCACATCCGCACGGACGACTCGGTCGTACGGGTCTTCCGGGGCCGCGACCTGCCGATCAGGCGGTCGCGGGGGTACGTGCCGCGACCGCTGGCGCTCGCCCGGGCGGCCCCCCGGCCCGTGCTCGCCTGCGGCGCCGAGCTGAAGCACACGTTCTGCCTGCTCAAGGGTGACCGCGCGGTCGTCTCCCACCACATCGGCGACCTGGAGAACTACGAGACCCTGCGGTCGTTCACCGAGGGCGTCGATCATTTCCGGCGGCTGTTCGACATCACGCCCGAGGTGGTCGCCCACGACCTGCACCCCGAGTACCTGTCCACGAAGTGGGCCCTCGACCAGGACGCGGACCTGGTCGGCGTGCAGCACCACCACGCCCACATCGCCTCCTGCCTGGCCGACAACGGCGTCGCCGGGCCGGTCGCGGGAGTGGCCTTCGACGGCCTCGGCTACGGCCCGGACGGCACGCTGTGGGGCGGCGAGTTCCTCGTGGCCGACCTGGCGGGGTTCGAACGGGCGGGACACCTGGCGCCGGTGCCGCTGCCCGGGGGCGCGACCGCGATCCGGCAGCCCTGGCGCATGGCGGCGGCCTACCTCGACCTCGCCTACGGCGGGGACGTCCCGGAGGACCTCGACGTCGTACGGCGCAACGCCGAGCGGTGGGCGGCCGTCGTCGCGCTGGCCCGCCGGGGCGGGAACGCGCTTCTCAACCCGCCCGTCACCTCCAGCATGGGCCGCCTGTTCGACGCGGTGGCGGCGGTCGCCGGGGTGCGCGACGTGATCACCTACGAGGGTCAGGCCGCGGTCGAGTTCGAGCAGCTGGCCGACCCCGCGGTGGACGAGGCGTATCCCTGCGCCCTCGCCGCAACGGGCACGCGGTTCACCGTGCCGGGCGTGGCGCTGGTCCGCGCGGCCGCCGAGGACCTGCGCGCGCGTGTCCCGCGCGACGTCGTCGCCGCGCGCTTCCACAACACCGTGGCCCGCGTCGTCGCCGACGGCTGCACCCTCATCAGGCAGGCCCGCGGCCTGTCCACGGTCGCGTTGTCCGGCGGCGTGTTCCAGAACCTGCTGCTGCTCGGCCGGGCCGTGACCCTGCTCGAGGAGCGCGGCTTCACGGTGCTCACCCACCACCGCGTGCCCCCGAACGACGGCGGCGTCAGCCTCGGCCAGGCCGCGGTCGCCGCGGCGCTGGACCGCGCCTGA
- a CDS encoding hydrogenase maturation protease, producing the protein MRTGRRTLVAGVGNVFLGDDGFGVAVARHLAATGVPAGVEVGDFGIRGIHLAYELTSGYDLAILVDAVPAGRAPGTLYVLEPASPEPAPALVDAHAMTPDAVLTLASGLDLPRGGRVLLVGCEPADVSPGMDLSPPVAAAVPEAAVLVLELIEKEADPC; encoded by the coding sequence ATGAGAACCGGCAGGAGAACCCTGGTGGCCGGCGTGGGCAACGTCTTCCTCGGCGACGACGGTTTCGGCGTGGCGGTGGCCCGTCACCTCGCCGCCACCGGGGTTCCCGCCGGCGTGGAGGTCGGCGACTTCGGCATCCGGGGCATCCATCTCGCCTACGAGCTGACCTCGGGGTACGACCTCGCGATCCTCGTGGACGCGGTCCCGGCGGGGCGGGCTCCCGGCACGCTGTACGTCCTGGAGCCCGCGTCCCCGGAACCGGCTCCGGCCCTCGTGGACGCGCACGCGATGACCCCCGACGCGGTGCTCACGCTGGCCTCCGGCCTCGATCTCCCCCGGGGAGGCAGAGTCCTGCTGGTCGGCTGCGAACCCGCCGACGTGTCTCCGGGGATGGATCTGAGTCCGCCTGTCGCCGCCGCCGTCCCCGAGGCCGCCGTCCTCGTGCTCGAACTAATCGAGAAGGAGGCGGACCCATGCTGA
- a CDS encoding DUF6084 family protein: protein MDDGLRFDCLDVRPEPYAASPTLVFRLRVTDPSPEGVHAIALRCQIRIEPRRRPYGPREAALLADLFGEPARWGDTLRPVQFAMAQAMVPGFTGSTVIDMPVPCGYDLEVAAGRYFASLDEGEIPLLLLFSGTVLARSGGGVSMRQVPWHCETRHRLPVAVWRETIDTAFPGSGWLRLRRDTVRELLRFKSERVLATVDEAVELLMKEAGR, encoded by the coding sequence TTGGACGATGGTCTCCGCTTCGACTGCCTGGACGTCCGGCCGGAGCCGTACGCGGCCTCGCCCACGCTCGTCTTCCGCCTGCGCGTGACCGACCCCTCCCCCGAGGGCGTCCACGCCATCGCGCTGCGCTGCCAGATCAGGATCGAGCCGCGCCGCAGGCCGTACGGCCCGCGGGAGGCGGCGCTGCTCGCGGACCTGTTCGGCGAGCCGGCCCGGTGGGGCGACACGCTGCGGCCGGTGCAGTTCGCCATGGCGCAGGCGATGGTGCCCGGCTTCACCGGGAGCACGGTGATCGACATGCCCGTGCCGTGCGGCTACGACCTGGAGGTGGCCGCGGGCCGCTACTTCGCCTCCCTCGACGAGGGCGAGATCCCGCTGCTGCTGCTGTTCAGCGGGACCGTGCTGGCGCGCTCCGGCGGGGGCGTGAGCATGCGGCAGGTCCCCTGGCACTGCGAGACCCGCCATCGCCTGCCGGTCGCGGTGTGGCGGGAGACGATCGACACCGCCTTCCCCGGCTCCGGCTGGCTGCGGCTGCGCCGCGACACCGTACGCGAGCTCCTCCGCTTCAAGTCCGAACGCGTGCTCGCCACCGTCGACGAGGCCGTCGAACTGCTCATGAAGGAGGCAGGCCGGTGA
- a CDS encoding ROK family protein has product MAVLAVDIGGTKFAAAAVAPGGEMLARAEVPLRGPASAGETLSEVVGRITERVAPARLDGIGVGSAGPLDPLRGTVSPVNIPTWREFPLVDALGEVLPGRPVRLAGDAQCMALGEWWRGLGEDRSARSRAMLGMVVSTGVGGGFVLDGVPYVGPTGNAGHIGHITVDPGGEPCPCGGAGCVETIASGPGMVRWAAANGWSGADARALAADARAGHPTAALAFRRAAGALATAVLTASALVDLDHVVIGGGVAAAGPILFDPLRRAIERNAGLGFLRRLRVDPTSLGRDAGLFGAAALVLIQDVGVPG; this is encoded by the coding sequence GTGGCCGTCCTCGCGGTGGACATCGGCGGCACGAAGTTCGCCGCGGCGGCCGTCGCCCCCGGCGGCGAGATGCTGGCCCGCGCCGAGGTCCCGCTGCGCGGCCCGGCCTCGGCCGGCGAGACGCTGTCGGAGGTCGTGGGCCGGATCACCGAGCGCGTCGCGCCCGCGCGACTGGACGGGATCGGCGTGGGCTCGGCCGGGCCGCTCGACCCCCTCCGGGGCACGGTCAGCCCGGTGAACATCCCCACCTGGCGGGAGTTCCCGCTGGTGGACGCGCTGGGCGAGGTGCTTCCCGGCCGGCCCGTACGGCTCGCGGGCGACGCCCAGTGCATGGCGCTCGGAGAGTGGTGGCGCGGCCTCGGCGAGGACCGCTCGGCGCGGAGCCGGGCCATGCTCGGCATGGTGGTCTCCACCGGCGTCGGCGGGGGCTTCGTCCTCGACGGCGTGCCGTACGTCGGCCCGACCGGCAACGCCGGGCACATCGGGCACATCACGGTCGACCCCGGCGGCGAGCCGTGCCCCTGCGGCGGCGCCGGGTGCGTGGAGACCATCGCGAGCGGGCCCGGCATGGTCCGGTGGGCCGCCGCGAACGGCTGGTCGGGCGCGGACGCGCGGGCGCTGGCCGCCGACGCCCGGGCCGGGCACCCCACCGCCGCACTCGCCTTCCGGCGCGCCGCCGGCGCGCTGGCCACCGCCGTGCTCACGGCGTCCGCCCTGGTCGACCTGGACCACGTCGTCATCGGGGGAGGCGTCGCCGCGGCGGGGCCGATTCTCTTCGACCCGCTCAGGCGGGCGATCGAGAGGAACGCCGGGCTCGGCTTCCTGCGGCGACTGCGGGTGGACCCGACCTCTCTGGGCCGTGACGCCGGGCTGTTCGGCGCCGCCGCCCTCGTCCTGATCCAGGACGTCGGCGTGCCGGGCTGA
- a CDS encoding hydrogenase maturation nickel metallochaperone HypA/HybF translates to MHEFGIAEAVLETVEHRADGRRVRRARVRAGALLRIAPAALDQAFCLAAAGTVAEGATLDLVIEPARLICRGCGHSAMCADPLTICGLCGGIDIDTEGGDSLVLESIQLDPDTTAEASHVPGHSRRDRGDPTGPD, encoded by the coding sequence GTGCACGAGTTCGGGATCGCCGAGGCGGTGCTGGAGACCGTCGAGCACCGGGCGGACGGCAGGCGGGTGCGCCGGGCCCGGGTGCGGGCCGGCGCCCTGCTGCGCATCGCGCCCGCGGCTCTGGACCAGGCGTTCTGCCTGGCCGCCGCCGGAACGGTCGCCGAAGGAGCGACGCTCGACCTGGTCATCGAGCCCGCCCGGCTCATCTGCCGGGGCTGCGGCCACTCCGCGATGTGCGCGGATCCGCTGACGATCTGCGGACTGTGCGGGGGGATCGACATCGACACGGAGGGCGGCGACAGCCTCGTCCTCGAATCCATCCAGCTCGACCCCGACACCACTGCGGAGGCGTCCCATGTGCCTGGGCATTCCCGGCGAGATCGTGGAGATCCCACCGGACCAGACTGA
- a CDS encoding HypC/HybG/HupF family hydrogenase formation chaperone, translated as MEIPPDQTDLAKVDVSGVRRAVNIGLLDGQPLGPGDWVLIHVGFALSKIDEAEARAALEFLEGIGQAYEDELAALRDSSIER; from the coding sequence GTGGAGATCCCACCGGACCAGACTGACCTCGCCAAGGTCGACGTGAGCGGGGTGCGGCGGGCCGTCAACATCGGCCTGCTCGACGGCCAGCCCTTGGGGCCCGGCGACTGGGTCCTGATCCACGTCGGCTTCGCGCTGTCGAAGATCGACGAGGCCGAGGCCCGGGCCGCGCTGGAGTTCCTCGAAGGCATCGGCCAGGCGTACGAGGACGAGCTGGCCGCGCTGCGCGACTCCTCGATAGAGAGGTGA
- the hypE gene encoding hydrogenase expression/formation protein HypE, translated as MTETARERQVLERIDRARQRKARVREEHVTMAHGAGGKATQTLIEAVFLDAFRNPLLEPLEDGAVFGAGGARLAFTTDSYVVSPLFFPGGDIGDLAVNGTVNDLSVCGARPMYLSAGFVLEEGFPVEDLRRITASMARAAEAARVSIVTGDTKVVQRGKADGCYVTTAGVGLLERDARLGVAHARPGDAVLVSGPIGEHGVTIMLARGELDIEADVTSDTAPLNGLIAALLAAAGENVRCLRDATRGGVATILNEIARASGVAVVVEEDAVPVRPAVRGACELLGIDPLYVACEGRMVAVVDGDAAGAALAALRGHPLGEGAAIVGRVGDDPPGLVLLKTAFGGTRIIDVLVGDPLPRIC; from the coding sequence GTGACCGAGACGGCCCGTGAGCGGCAGGTCCTCGAACGCATCGACCGCGCGCGGCAGCGGAAGGCCCGGGTGCGCGAGGAGCACGTCACGATGGCCCATGGCGCGGGCGGCAAGGCGACCCAGACCCTGATCGAGGCGGTCTTCCTCGACGCGTTCCGCAACCCGCTGCTCGAGCCGCTGGAGGACGGCGCGGTGTTCGGCGCGGGCGGCGCGCGGCTCGCGTTCACCACCGACTCCTACGTGGTCTCCCCGCTGTTCTTCCCCGGCGGCGACATCGGCGACCTCGCCGTCAACGGGACCGTCAACGACCTGTCGGTGTGCGGGGCCCGGCCGATGTACCTGTCCGCCGGCTTCGTCCTGGAGGAGGGTTTCCCGGTCGAGGACCTGCGGCGGATCACGGCGTCGATGGCGAGGGCGGCCGAGGCGGCGCGGGTGTCGATCGTCACCGGGGACACCAAGGTGGTGCAGCGCGGCAAGGCCGACGGCTGCTACGTCACCACCGCGGGCGTGGGACTGCTGGAGCGGGACGCCCGTCTCGGGGTCGCGCACGCGCGTCCCGGCGACGCCGTCCTCGTGTCCGGCCCGATCGGCGAGCACGGCGTCACGATCATGCTGGCCCGGGGCGAGCTCGACATCGAGGCCGACGTGACCTCGGACACCGCCCCGCTCAACGGGCTCATCGCCGCCCTCCTGGCCGCCGCCGGCGAGAACGTGCGGTGCCTGCGGGACGCCACCCGGGGCGGCGTCGCGACGATACTCAACGAGATCGCCCGGGCCTCCGGTGTCGCCGTCGTGGTCGAGGAGGACGCGGTGCCCGTACGGCCCGCCGTGCGCGGAGCGTGCGAGCTGCTGGGCATCGACCCCCTCTACGTCGCCTGCGAGGGCCGGATGGTCGCGGTCGTCGACGGGGACGCGGCCGGGGCGGCGCTCGCCGCCCTGCGGGGCCATCCGCTCGGCGAGGGCGCCGCGATCGTCGGCCGCGTCGGGGACGACCCACCGGGCCTGGTGCTGCTCAAGACCGCCTTCGGCGGCACCCGGATCATCGACGTGCTGGTCGGCGACCCGCTGCCGCGGATCTGCTGA
- a CDS encoding PP2C family protein-serine/threonine phosphatase — translation MKGAIAPDVIAALLERGGEGVVLCDADGVVTLANPAAVRLVPRLEPGLPLPALFGAVQSAPEERTLTHGGRDIRVRAEELGGGRIAWYLTAETPPEPRQTQRTTFLLEAARRLSASLNPHRCARAATELGTDFLCDAAVVLLPPTARRRMEWVRAVSGRSGPDEGVVPAAAAAEVPGLTDALAGLREDAAGRQDPAGTPGWLLPEGFGPVGHLLVLPLPGNGVPAGAIVLARRAGRPPFDEDDQVMVCDLATRAGAAISAASLFREQSTVNAILTGDLLPPDLPEIEGMRLAGRLRASQQAGAIGGDFYDVYLPEAAPESGIVERPPLVILGDVCGKGARAAVLAGQVRHSLRTLLLLESRPERLLELLNRSLLASPSPNSYVTMILAALRSAPGDHVLVDLSVAGHPPPLVLRRDGTVEEVAVRGSLLGALKKISLWPVTLDLAPGDVCLLYSDGITEAFGGPSGREMFGDERLKRALATCAGMPVDALVERLEQLSTEWLRGGQQDDRALLAVSAGRGTSR, via the coding sequence GTGAAAGGGGCCATCGCCCCCGACGTCATAGCGGCGCTGCTCGAGCGCGGCGGCGAGGGCGTCGTGCTGTGCGACGCCGACGGCGTCGTGACGCTGGCCAACCCGGCCGCGGTCCGACTGGTGCCGCGGCTCGAGCCGGGGCTGCCCCTGCCCGCCCTGTTCGGCGCCGTCCAGTCCGCCCCGGAGGAACGGACCCTGACGCACGGCGGCCGGGACATCCGGGTCCGCGCCGAGGAGTTGGGCGGAGGCCGGATCGCCTGGTATCTGACCGCGGAAACGCCCCCGGAACCCCGGCAGACGCAGCGTACGACGTTCCTGCTGGAGGCCGCGCGGCGCCTGTCCGCCTCGCTCAACCCGCACCGGTGCGCCCGGGCCGCGACGGAGCTGGGCACCGACTTCCTGTGCGACGCGGCGGTCGTGCTGCTGCCGCCCACCGCCCGCCGCCGGATGGAGTGGGTGCGCGCCGTCTCCGGCCGCTCCGGCCCGGACGAGGGCGTCGTGCCGGCCGCCGCCGCGGCGGAGGTGCCCGGCCTGACCGACGCGCTCGCGGGCCTGCGGGAGGACGCCGCGGGACGGCAGGACCCGGCCGGCACGCCGGGCTGGCTGCTGCCGGAGGGCTTCGGCCCGGTCGGCCACCTGCTGGTGCTCCCGCTGCCCGGCAACGGCGTGCCGGCCGGAGCGATCGTGCTCGCCCGCCGCGCCGGGCGGCCGCCGTTCGACGAGGACGACCAGGTGATGGTGTGCGATCTCGCGACCCGGGCGGGCGCCGCGATCTCGGCGGCCTCCCTGTTCCGGGAGCAGAGCACGGTCAACGCCATCCTGACCGGCGACCTGCTGCCGCCGGACCTGCCGGAGATCGAGGGCATGCGGCTGGCCGGCCGGCTGCGGGCCTCACAGCAGGCGGGCGCCATCGGCGGCGACTTCTACGACGTCTACCTGCCCGAGGCCGCGCCGGAGAGCGGGATCGTGGAGCGGCCTCCGCTGGTCATCCTGGGCGACGTCTGCGGCAAGGGCGCCCGCGCGGCGGTCCTGGCCGGTCAGGTCCGCCACAGCCTGCGTACGCTGCTGCTGCTGGAAAGCCGTCCCGAACGGCTGCTGGAACTGCTCAACCGGTCGCTGCTCGCGTCCCCGTCGCCGAACTCCTACGTCACGATGATCCTCGCGGCGCTGCGGAGCGCCCCCGGCGATCACGTGCTGGTGGACCTGTCCGTCGCCGGGCACCCGCCGCCGCTGGTCCTGCGCCGGGACGGCACGGTGGAGGAGGTCGCCGTCCGCGGCTCGCTCCTCGGCGCACTGAAGAAGATCAGCCTGTGGCCCGTCACGCTCGACCTGGCGCCCGGCGATGTGTGCCTGCTGTACAGCGACGGGATCACCGAGGCGTTCGGCGGCCCGAGCGGCCGGGAGATGTTCGGCGACGAGCGGCTGAAGCGGGCGCTGGCGACCTGCGCGGGCATGCCGGTCGACGCGCTGGTGGAGCGGCTGGAGCAGCTCAGCACCGAGTGGTTGCGGGGCGGGCAGCAGGACGACCGGGCGCTGCTCGCCGTGAGCGCGGGGAGGGGGACGTCGCGATGA
- a CDS encoding STAS domain-containing protein translates to MQDTPPFQVESLVSEPGAVRLVMTGELDFSAADEASAAVDKALAEDLRLLELDLSGLKFIDSSGMAVMMNAYMGAGERGAGFRIVALTPYLRHLIEVVALDDVLGLPD, encoded by the coding sequence ATGCAGGACACGCCCCCGTTCCAGGTCGAGTCGCTTGTTTCCGAGCCCGGCGCCGTGCGCCTCGTGATGACCGGTGAGCTCGATTTCAGCGCGGCGGACGAGGCGTCCGCCGCGGTGGACAAGGCGCTCGCCGAAGACCTGCGCCTGCTCGAACTCGACCTGTCCGGGCTGAAGTTCATCGACTCCTCGGGCATGGCCGTCATGATGAACGCCTACATGGGGGCGGGGGAGCGCGGGGCCGGCTTCCGGATCGTCGCGCTCACCCCCTATCTGCGCCACCTGATCGAGGTCGTCGCCCTCGACGACGTGCTGGGCCTGCCCGATTGA
- the hypD gene encoding hydrogenase formation protein HypD, which translates to MRFVDEYRDADKARALSARIASLCEPGRAYKFMEVCGGHTHTIYKHGLEDYLPDTITLVHGPGCPVCVIPMGRVDDAIHIAEQPDVIMTSFGDMMRVPGGHGSFFDSTARGADIRMVYSPLDALKIARRDPDRRVVFMAIGFETTAPSTAMTVLRAAAEGVRNFSVFCNHVTIIPAIKAILDSPDLRLDGFIGPGHVSTIIGCRPYEFIARGYGKPLVVAGFEPLDILQSVDMLLRQLAEGRSEVENQYARVVPWAGNVRALRAINEVMELRPYFEWRGLGFISHSALRMREKYAAYDAERLFAIPGGRVADPKACQCGEVLKGVLKPWECKVFGTACTPETPIGTCMVSSEGACAAYYNFGRFSRQRVREATR; encoded by the coding sequence ATGCGCTTCGTCGACGAGTACCGCGACGCGGACAAGGCGCGGGCGCTGTCCGCCAGGATCGCGAGCCTGTGCGAACCGGGCCGGGCGTACAAGTTCATGGAGGTGTGCGGCGGCCACACCCACACCATCTACAAGCACGGGCTGGAGGACTACCTGCCCGATACGATCACGCTGGTGCACGGCCCCGGCTGCCCGGTCTGCGTCATCCCGATGGGCCGCGTGGACGACGCGATCCACATCGCGGAGCAGCCGGATGTGATCATGACGTCGTTCGGCGACATGATGCGGGTGCCCGGCGGGCACGGGTCGTTCTTCGACTCCACCGCCCGGGGCGCCGACATCCGCATGGTCTACTCACCGCTGGACGCCCTGAAGATCGCCCGGCGCGACCCGGACCGCCGGGTGGTCTTCATGGCCATCGGGTTCGAGACCACCGCGCCGTCGACCGCCATGACCGTCCTGCGGGCGGCGGCCGAGGGCGTGCGCAACTTCTCGGTCTTCTGCAACCACGTGACGATCATTCCCGCGATCAAGGCCATCCTGGACTCGCCCGACCTGCGCCTCGACGGCTTCATCGGCCCCGGCCACGTGTCCACGATCATCGGCTGCCGGCCGTACGAGTTCATCGCCCGCGGGTACGGCAAACCGCTGGTGGTGGCGGGCTTCGAGCCGCTGGACATCCTGCAGTCGGTCGACATGCTGCTGCGCCAGCTCGCCGAGGGACGCTCGGAGGTCGAGAACCAGTACGCCCGGGTCGTGCCGTGGGCGGGCAACGTCAGGGCCCTGCGGGCGATCAACGAGGTGATGGAGCTGCGGCCGTACTTCGAGTGGCGCGGCCTCGGGTTCATCTCCCACTCGGCCCTGCGGATGCGGGAAAAGTACGCGGCGTACGACGCGGAGCGCCTGTTCGCGATCCCCGGCGGCCGGGTGGCCGACCCGAAGGCGTGCCAGTGCGGCGAGGTGCTCAAGGGCGTCCTCAAGCCGTGGGAGTGCAAGGTCTTCGGCACGGCGTGCACGCCGGAGACGCCGATCGGCACCTGCATGGTGTCCTCCGAGGGCGCCTGCGCGGCCTACTACAACTTCGGCCGCTTCTCGCGGCAGCGGGTGAGGGAGGCGACGCGGTGA
- a CDS encoding cobalamin B12-binding domain-containing protein: protein MTPDLEAATGRYLKLIGRADEYGAVDLVVNLIDGGVPAEDVLLRVIAPGQRRVGELWASNEWSVAREHAATAVSERAVAAVSGHVRPAPTRGRVAVACADGEYHALPTRIMAEVLRLRGWDVDFLGASVPGPHLISHLHQTGPDVVALGCTLPTRLPRAHATIAACQAVGIPVLAGGAGFGADGRYARLLGADAWAPTADAAADRLAAGLPSFPAAHDGAVQLGDEEYAYLTRHRAELLSRVMDTLGEHTGEDLGHLADFLIAAIYVHDASLFTDFVTWTCRVLAARNVPAESVVLGLNIFRDVLADCPRARVLLTEGVTAARSCCAVRRTETSV from the coding sequence ATGACGCCGGACCTGGAGGCCGCCACCGGGCGCTACCTGAAGCTGATCGGCCGGGCCGACGAGTACGGCGCGGTCGACCTGGTCGTGAACCTGATCGACGGGGGCGTCCCCGCCGAGGACGTGCTGCTGAGGGTCATCGCGCCGGGCCAGCGCCGGGTGGGCGAGCTGTGGGCGTCGAACGAGTGGTCGGTGGCGCGCGAGCACGCCGCCACCGCGGTCAGCGAGCGCGCGGTGGCCGCCGTCAGCGGGCACGTCCGGCCCGCGCCGACACGCGGCCGGGTGGCCGTGGCCTGCGCCGACGGCGAGTATCACGCGCTGCCCACCCGCATCATGGCGGAGGTGCTGCGCCTGCGGGGGTGGGACGTCGACTTCCTGGGCGCCAGCGTGCCCGGGCCGCACCTGATCTCTCATCTGCATCAGACGGGACCCGATGTGGTCGCGCTCGGCTGCACGCTGCCGACCCGGCTGCCCCGGGCGCACGCCACCATCGCGGCCTGCCAGGCCGTGGGCATCCCCGTGCTGGCCGGCGGGGCGGGTTTCGGCGCCGACGGCCGCTACGCCCGGCTGCTCGGCGCGGACGCGTGGGCGCCCACGGCCGACGCGGCGGCCGACCGGCTCGCCGCCGGGCTGCCGTCCTTTCCCGCCGCCCATGACGGTGCGGTCCAACTTGGCGACGAGGAGTACGCGTACCTGACCCGGCACCGCGCCGAACTGCTGTCCCGCGTCATGGACACGCTCGGGGAGCACACCGGCGAGGACCTCGGTCACCTCGCCGACTTCCTCATCGCCGCGATCTACGTCCACGACGCTTCGCTGTTCACCGACTTCGTCACCTGGACCTGCCGGGTCCTGGCGGCCCGGAACGTGCCGGCGGAGTCCGTCGTGCTCGGGCTGAACATTTTCCGTGATGTACTGGCGGACTGCCCCCGCGCCCGGGTGCTGCTGACCGAGGGCGTCACCGCGGCACGGTCGTGTTGCGCGGTCCGACGAACAGAGACGAGCGTTTGA
- a CDS encoding DUF6893 family small protein gives MLKRVVLVLLVAGMTILVVQSLPDIRRYLRIRRM, from the coding sequence ATGCTGAAACGCGTGGTCCTCGTGCTGCTGGTGGCCGGGATGACCATCCTGGTCGTCCAGTCGCTGCCCGACATCCGACGTTATCTGCGGATCAGAAGGATGTGA